The following proteins are co-located in the Spinactinospora alkalitolerans genome:
- a CDS encoding site-2 protease family protein produces MTQPGSGNPSVRPEPDEARGRGRRPGLLMGRPFGIPVHVSPSWLIIAAIITVLYQPMVEGALALGPLSYLVAFVFAVLLYASVLVHELAHSVVARMYGLPVRRITLYMLGGVSEIEREPQTPGREFWVAFSGPLLSLVLAALGFVGYLFVEPATIVGVLVWQLWVANLLVGVFNLLPGLPLDGGRLLRAAVWGITRRPTAGTVVAAWVGRVLAAFVIALPFLHSWNQGTAPDVFAILWAVLLGSFIWMGATSSLRAARFRERLPRLRGRRLARRPALVPADTSVAEGLRRMAEEGAAAIIVTDSAGTPTSIVNDSAVAAVPKDRRPWVPVSSVARAITSGILVPVDLEGEELLEALRDHPASEYLLVEEDGSPFGVLRAADVQAAFAGA; encoded by the coding sequence GTGACGCAACCAGGCAGCGGAAACCCTTCGGTCCGGCCCGAGCCCGACGAAGCCCGGGGCCGCGGAAGGCGGCCCGGCCTCCTCATGGGGCGCCCCTTCGGCATCCCCGTCCACGTCTCCCCGTCGTGGCTGATCATCGCCGCGATCATCACCGTGCTCTACCAGCCGATGGTCGAGGGCGCGCTGGCGCTGGGCCCGCTGTCCTACCTGGTGGCCTTCGTCTTCGCGGTGCTGCTCTACGCATCCGTGCTCGTCCACGAGCTCGCGCACTCGGTCGTCGCCCGCATGTACGGACTGCCGGTCCGCCGGATCACGCTGTACATGCTCGGGGGCGTCTCCGAGATCGAGCGCGAGCCCCAGACCCCCGGCCGGGAGTTCTGGGTGGCCTTCTCCGGGCCGCTGCTGTCCCTGGTGCTGGCCGCGCTGGGGTTCGTCGGCTACCTGTTCGTCGAACCCGCGACCATCGTCGGCGTGCTCGTCTGGCAGCTGTGGGTGGCCAACCTGCTGGTCGGCGTGTTCAACCTGCTGCCGGGGCTGCCGCTGGACGGCGGTCGGCTGCTGCGCGCCGCCGTGTGGGGCATCACCCGCCGCCCCACGGCCGGGACCGTGGTCGCCGCCTGGGTGGGCCGCGTGCTCGCCGCCTTCGTGATCGCCCTGCCCTTCCTGCACTCCTGGAACCAGGGGACGGCGCCCGACGTGTTCGCGATCCTGTGGGCCGTGCTGCTGGGCTCCTTCATCTGGATGGGCGCCACCTCCTCGCTGCGCGCGGCCCGCTTCCGCGAGCGGCTGCCCAGGCTGCGCGGCCGGCGGCTGGCCCGGCGCCCGGCGCTCGTCCCCGCCGACACCTCCGTCGCCGAAGGGCTGCGCCGGATGGCCGAGGAGGGGGCCGCGGCCATCATCGTCACCGACTCGGCCGGCACGCCGACCTCGATCGTCAACGACTCCGCCGTGGCCGCCGTGCCGAAGGACCGCCGACCCTGGGTCCCGGTGTCCAGCGTCGCCCGCGCCATCACCTCCGGCATCCTGGTCCCCGTCGACCTGGAGGGCGAGGAGCTGCTGGAGGCGCTGCGGGACCACCCCGCCTCGGAGTACCTGCTCGTCGAGGAGGACGGCAGCCCCTTCGGCGTGCTGCGCGCCGCCGACGTCCAGGCCGCCTTCGCCGGGGCCTGA
- a CDS encoding tRNA (adenine-N1)-methyltransferase, whose protein sequence is MTGIHGRRGPFEDGDIVQLTDPKGRMHTITLRAGTAFHTHRGRLDHDDLIGSPEGSVVRATSGTAYVALRPLLADFTLSMKRGATIVYPKDAAQIVAQADIFPGARVIEAGAGSGSLSCWLLRAVGEEGLVSSYERRADFAEIARTNVERFFGRPHPAWRLTVGDLAESVADTDVDRVVLDMLAPWECLDAVAKALVPGGLVCVYVATTTQVSRVVEGLRDHGAFYEPAAFETMVRTWHVEGLAVRPDHRMIGHTGFLVTARRLADGARAPERRRRPAKGAYGEDWAQRAPSASPAPPAPSGGAPPDAGAAGPADAEPRTESERD, encoded by the coding sequence GTGACCGGCATCCACGGCCGCCGCGGACCCTTCGAAGACGGCGACATCGTGCAGTTGACCGACCCGAAGGGGCGGATGCACACCATCACCCTGCGCGCCGGCACGGCGTTCCACACCCACCGGGGCCGCCTGGACCACGACGACCTGATCGGCTCGCCCGAGGGCAGCGTGGTGCGGGCCACCTCGGGGACCGCCTACGTCGCGCTGCGGCCGCTCCTGGCCGACTTCACCCTGTCGATGAAGCGCGGCGCGACCATCGTCTACCCCAAGGACGCCGCGCAGATCGTCGCCCAGGCCGACATCTTCCCCGGAGCCCGGGTGATCGAGGCCGGGGCCGGATCGGGCTCGCTGTCGTGCTGGCTGCTGCGCGCCGTCGGCGAGGAGGGCCTGGTCTCCTCCTACGAGCGCCGCGCGGACTTCGCCGAGATCGCCCGCACCAACGTCGAGCGCTTCTTCGGCCGCCCGCACCCCGCGTGGCGGCTGACCGTCGGAGACCTCGCCGAGTCGGTCGCCGACACCGACGTCGACCGGGTCGTCCTCGACATGCTCGCGCCCTGGGAGTGCCTGGACGCCGTCGCCAAGGCGCTCGTCCCCGGCGGCCTCGTCTGCGTCTACGTCGCCACCACCACCCAGGTGTCGCGGGTCGTGGAGGGACTGCGCGACCACGGGGCGTTCTACGAGCCGGCCGCCTTCGAGACCATGGTCCGCACCTGGCACGTCGAAGGCCTCGCGGTGCGCCCGGACCACCGGATGATCGGCCACACCGGCTTCCTGGTCACCGCGCGCCGGCTCGCCGACGGCGCCCGGGCCCCCGAACGGCGGCGCCGCCCGGCGAAGGGGGCCTACGGCGAGGACTGGGCGCAGCGGGCACCGTCGGCATCACCGGCGCCGCCGGCGCCGTCGGGGGGAGCGCCCCCCGACGCCGGGGCGGCGGGGCCGGCGGACGCGGAGCCGCGGACCGAGTCCGAGCGGGACTGA
- the arc gene encoding proteasome ATPase, which translates to MADVADRDDERQAERERVAELTAQVSYLEKELSVVRRKLADSPRHVRLLEDRLREAQASLAAANGQNERLVTTLKEARDQIVALKEEVDRLAQPPSGFGVFLEARDDDTVEIFTNGRKMRVNVSPSVDIGELRPGQEVMLNEAFNVVEVQSFETIGEVVMLKELLEDGDRALVISNHDEEKIVRLAEPLRDEPVRPGDSLLLESRSGYVYERIPKSEVEELILEEVPDIAYTDIGGLGGQIELIRDAVELPYLHKDLFYEHQLRPPKGVLLYGPPGCGKTLIAKAVANSLAKQVAEKTGRDVGKSFFLNIKGPELLNKYVGETERHIRLVFQRAREKAGEGTPVIVFFDEMDSIFRTRGSGVSSDVENTIVPQLLSEIDGVEGLENVIVIGASNREDMIDPAILRPGRLDVKIKIERPDAEAARDIFSKYITDVLPLHADDLAEHGDSGKATVDAMIQRVVERMYTETEENRFLEVTYANGDKEVLYFKDFNSGAMIQNIVDRAKKMAIKDFIEAGAKGLRVTHLLQACVDEFSENEDLPNTTNPDDWARISGKKGERIVYIRTLVSGKKGAESGRSIDTVANTGQYL; encoded by the coding sequence GTGGCGGACGTGGCCGATCGCGACGACGAGCGTCAGGCGGAGCGCGAGCGTGTGGCAGAGCTCACCGCTCAGGTCTCCTATTTGGAAAAGGAACTCAGCGTAGTCCGGCGCAAACTCGCCGATTCCCCTCGACACGTGCGGCTGCTCGAAGATCGTCTCCGTGAGGCGCAGGCCAGCCTGGCCGCCGCCAATGGGCAGAACGAGCGGCTGGTGACGACCCTGAAGGAGGCCCGGGACCAGATCGTCGCGCTCAAGGAGGAGGTCGACCGGCTGGCGCAGCCGCCTTCGGGCTTCGGGGTCTTCCTGGAGGCGCGTGACGACGACACCGTCGAGATCTTCACCAACGGCCGCAAAATGCGGGTCAACGTCAGCCCATCGGTCGACATCGGCGAGCTCAGGCCCGGCCAGGAGGTCATGCTCAACGAGGCGTTCAACGTCGTCGAGGTGCAGTCCTTCGAGACGATCGGCGAGGTCGTCATGCTCAAGGAGCTCCTTGAGGACGGCGATCGGGCCCTGGTCATCTCCAACCACGACGAGGAGAAGATCGTCCGGCTGGCCGAGCCGCTGCGCGACGAGCCGGTGCGCCCGGGCGACTCCCTGCTGCTGGAGTCGCGCTCGGGCTACGTCTACGAGCGCATCCCCAAGTCCGAGGTCGAGGAGCTCATCCTCGAAGAGGTTCCCGACATCGCCTACACCGACATCGGCGGCCTCGGCGGGCAGATCGAGCTCATCCGCGACGCGGTCGAGCTGCCCTACCTGCACAAGGACCTCTTCTACGAGCACCAGTTGCGCCCGCCCAAGGGCGTGCTGCTCTACGGGCCGCCCGGATGCGGCAAGACGCTCATCGCCAAGGCCGTCGCCAACTCGCTGGCCAAGCAGGTCGCCGAGAAGACCGGCCGCGACGTCGGCAAGAGCTTCTTCCTCAACATCAAGGGCCCGGAGCTGCTGAACAAGTACGTCGGCGAGACCGAGCGCCACATCCGGCTGGTGTTCCAGCGGGCCAGGGAGAAGGCGGGCGAGGGCACGCCGGTCATCGTGTTCTTCGACGAGATGGACTCGATCTTCCGCACCCGCGGGTCGGGCGTGTCCAGCGACGTGGAGAACACGATCGTGCCGCAGCTGCTCAGCGAGATCGACGGCGTCGAGGGCCTCGAGAACGTCATCGTGATCGGCGCGTCCAACCGCGAGGACATGATCGACCCCGCGATCCTGCGGCCGGGCCGGCTCGACGTCAAGATCAAGATCGAGCGTCCCGACGCCGAGGCCGCGCGCGACATCTTCTCCAAGTACATCACCGACGTGCTGCCGCTGCACGCCGACGACCTGGCCGAACACGGCGACTCGGGCAAGGCGACGGTCGACGCGATGATCCAGCGGGTCGTCGAGCGCATGTACACCGAGACCGAGGAGAACCGGTTCCTGGAGGTCACCTACGCCAACGGTGACAAGGAGGTCCTGTACTTCAAGGACTTCAACTCCGGCGCCATGATCCAGAACATCGTCGACCGCGCCAAGAAGATGGCCATCAAGGACTTCATCGAGGCCGGCGCCAAGGGTCTGCGGGTCACACACCTGCTCCAGGCCTGCGTGGACGAGTTCAGCGAGAACGAGGACCTGCCCAACACCACCAACCCCGACGACTGGGCCCGCATCTCCGGCAAGAAGGGCGAGCGCATCGTCTACATCCGGACCCTGGTCTCGGGCAAGAAGGGCGCCGAGTCCGGCCGCTCCATCGACACCGTGGCCAACACCGGTCAGTACCTCTGA
- the ppgK gene encoding polyphosphate--glucose phosphotransferase, whose amino-acid sequence MVNNEVGLGIDIGGSGIKGAPVDLRTGTFLVDRLKSPTPQPSSPQAVAKVVAEIAGSFDQVDPDCPLGVTFPAVIQHGVARSAANVDRSWIGFDAGRLLAEETGRRVYVVNDADAAAVGEHRFGAAAGAEGVVLMTTLGTGIGTAMLLDGRLVPNTEFGHLEIDGHDAESRAASSVKDREGLSYREWAEERLQRYYSVVEDLLWPDLVVVGGGVSRDAEKFLPYLHLRAPIVAAKLRNTAGIVGAAILAMERFGKRA is encoded by the coding sequence ATGGTGAACAACGAGGTCGGACTCGGCATCGACATCGGCGGCAGCGGGATCAAGGGCGCGCCCGTCGACCTGCGGACCGGGACGTTCCTGGTGGACCGGCTCAAGAGTCCAACCCCGCAGCCGTCGTCCCCGCAGGCGGTGGCCAAGGTGGTGGCCGAGATCGCCGGCTCCTTCGACCAGGTCGATCCGGACTGCCCGCTGGGCGTCACCTTCCCCGCCGTCATCCAGCACGGGGTGGCGCGCAGCGCCGCCAACGTCGACCGGTCCTGGATCGGCTTCGACGCGGGGCGCCTGCTCGCCGAGGAGACCGGGCGCAGGGTGTACGTGGTCAACGACGCCGACGCCGCCGCGGTCGGCGAGCACCGGTTCGGCGCCGCGGCCGGCGCCGAGGGCGTGGTGCTGATGACCACGCTGGGCACCGGCATCGGCACGGCGATGCTGCTGGACGGGCGCCTGGTGCCCAACACCGAGTTCGGGCACCTGGAGATCGACGGCCACGACGCCGAGAGCAGGGCCGCCTCCAGCGTCAAGGACCGGGAGGGCCTGTCCTACCGGGAGTGGGCCGAGGAGCGCCTGCAGCGCTACTACTCCGTCGTGGAGGACCTGCTGTGGCCGGACCTGGTCGTGGTCGGCGGCGGTGTCAGCCGCGACGCCGAGAAGTTCCTGCCGTACCTGCACCTGCGCGCCCCGATCGTGGCCGCGAAGCTGCGCAACACCGCCGGCATCGTCGGCGCCGCGATCCTGGCGATGGAGCGGTTCGGGAAGAGGGCTTGA
- a CDS encoding helix-turn-helix domain-containing protein, whose product MAAALASCDMAAIVEAIRLSCGWSQAELARSVGYSQSWVSRVVNGQQSLTLDQVRQVAHRLDIPVHLLRFASSGPIPAPTAPPRPAAVRAAGEGKGADPTRRRDFGKAVAMTALPLPAAPGCGDIDETTALTLRAITGGQRRLDASSPARDLAKAAVAHLELSGRTLARARRTPFAADVAAAASEAAGFAAWLHADMGDAGSARSYYRTAVERARQSGHGLLDVYMLGSLASFEIDAEDPELGLTLAVEAGRRMGDDAHPTAQAWLACVRALGRAGMGDAAAAHREIARAEAAVRRPDNAAPPWPWVFAFDDAKVAGYRALAAVRLRRPGDARTAFSDAFGGTRPGAKQGAVLLVELATAHADAGDVDEAFRLASEALRTGAAFRSERIIGRVRRFRRGYRGPRARCVSALDEQLTALLTGGSPPAGRG is encoded by the coding sequence ATGGCCGCCGCACTGGCTTCGTGCGACATGGCCGCCATCGTGGAGGCCATCAGGCTCTCCTGTGGCTGGTCACAGGCCGAACTGGCCCGCAGCGTGGGCTACTCCCAGAGCTGGGTCTCGCGGGTGGTCAACGGCCAGCAGTCCCTGACCCTCGACCAGGTCCGGCAGGTCGCCCATCGGCTGGACATCCCCGTCCACCTGCTCCGGTTCGCGAGCTCGGGGCCCATCCCCGCTCCCACCGCGCCGCCGCGCCCCGCCGCCGTGCGCGCAGCGGGTGAGGGGAAGGGGGCGGATCCCACGCGACGCAGGGATTTCGGAAAGGCCGTCGCCATGACGGCGCTGCCGCTGCCGGCCGCGCCCGGCTGCGGGGACATCGACGAGACGACGGCGCTCACGCTGCGCGCCATCACCGGGGGACAACGGCGGCTGGACGCCTCGTCCCCCGCCCGCGACCTGGCCAAGGCGGCAGTGGCCCACCTGGAGCTGTCGGGCAGGACGCTGGCGCGGGCGCGCCGCACGCCCTTCGCCGCCGACGTCGCCGCGGCGGCCAGCGAGGCGGCCGGGTTCGCCGCGTGGCTGCACGCCGACATGGGCGACGCCGGCTCGGCCCGCTCCTACTACCGGACCGCGGTCGAGCGCGCCCGCCAGTCGGGGCACGGCCTGCTGGACGTCTACATGCTCGGCAGCCTCGCCTCGTTCGAGATCGACGCCGAGGACCCCGAGCTGGGCCTGACCCTCGCCGTCGAGGCGGGCCGGCGGATGGGCGACGACGCGCACCCGACCGCCCAGGCGTGGCTGGCCTGCGTGCGGGCGCTGGGCCGGGCGGGGATGGGCGACGCCGCGGCGGCGCACCGCGAGATCGCGCGGGCCGAGGCGGCCGTGCGGCGCCCGGACAACGCCGCGCCCCCGTGGCCGTGGGTGTTCGCATTCGACGACGCCAAGGTCGCCGGCTACCGCGCGCTGGCCGCGGTGCGGCTGCGCCGCCCCGGCGACGCCCGCACCGCCTTCTCCGACGCCTTCGGGGGCACCCGGCCCGGCGCCAAGCAGGGCGCGGTGCTGCTGGTGGAGCTGGCCACGGCGCACGCCGACGCCGGCGACGTGGACGAGGCGTTCCGGCTGGCCTCGGAGGCGCTGCGCACCGGTGCGGCGTTCCGTTCGGAGCGGATCATCGGTCGGGTGCGGCGGTTCCGCCGCGGGTACCGGGGACCCCGCGCACGGTGCGTGAGCGCGCTGGACGAGCAGCTCACCGCGCTGCTGACAGGAGGGTCGCCGCCGGCCGGACGGGGGTAG